Below is a genomic region from Gemmatimonadaceae bacterium.
TCGCGTGCGAGGGATCGAGACGGATCTCAATGCGCACGCCGCCCTTGTCGGCGGTGGGCTGCACGAGACGGATTGCCCGTTCCGCGAGATCGTTTGCGCTCACGGGAGCGAGCGCCGGTGTCGCCGGCCGCGCGAAGGTCAGCAATTCCTGGATCGCGTCCTGCACGCGCCGCATCTGCCGCTCCATCTCGTCGATGATGGGCAGCAGCGTCGCATCGTTGCCCGCGCGGCGACGCACAATGTCGAGACCGTTGGCGACGCCGACCACCGGATTCTTGATCTCGTGCGCGATTCCACTCGCCAACTCGCCAACCGTGGCGAGCTGCGAGGCACGCTCGATCTCTCGCTGGTGCAGCTCGCGCACGTCACTGGTCGTCTCGGCGAGCGCGGTGGTCATCTCGTTGAACGCGCGACCGAGCTCTCCGATCTCGTCGCCGGCGTCGTCATTCACGCGAACGCTGAGATCGCCTCGCGCGACGCGCCGGCTCGCATGCACGAGGCGGCTCAAGGGCGCGACGACGCTGCGGGACACAACGACCGCCGTTCCGATGAGTACGGCCACAAGCAGCAACTCGAGCAGCAGCGACAGGCTGCCGAGACGCCGTAGCGCCCCAAACGCCTCATCGGCCGGTACCTCTGCAATCAACCGCCACTCATAGTCTGGCAGCGCCACAATCGTGCCGAGCACGCGTGCGCCGTCGCCGGCGCGATACTGCTCGTGAGCGCCGCCAGGCAGCGCGAGTAGTGGTGTGACGAGGGGTACGGCGTAGTCCACACTGTCGTGCGGATGCGATACAAACAGCGGCCGCCCGCCAGCGTCAACGATGAAACTCTCGACGTGTCCGGCGATCTGGTCGGGGATCTGCAGCATGTCGCTGAACCCGTCGAGGCTCAGGGTCCCTGCGAGAAACGCTACGGGTACGCTTTCACGCCCATGAACCGGGACTACGAGGCGGAATATCGGTCGCACGCCGCGCGGTGTGGACAGCAGCATCGCCGAGAGCGAACCGGTCGCTTCGTGCGCGGGAAGGGCGGTACTGAGGTTTTCGCGGAGGCCGACTGACGCGGCGATCCCCCCGTCGGGGGTGAACAGATACAGCGCGTCAAACAGTTTGAGCTCGTCGAGCTTGCGGCGTAACAGGCGTTCCATTTCGGTGCGACTTGCGGCCTCGCCCATCACGCCCGCTGGAAGTCCCTGTGATCGCTGAGCCCCCGCCGCGAGAAACTCGTTGCCGGTAGCGACCGCCTGCAGGAGGAGCAGCGCACGGTCAGTCCGATCCCGGACGTGCTGCGCCTGGACCTGCGCAATCGCGCTGAGGTACCGCTCGATCAGCTGAGTGATGATCCCTTCGCTCCGGCGATAGCCGATGGCGTTGGTGACCAGGAGCGGGAGGAGCGAGAAAACCAGGAACCAGGCGAGCAGCCGACGGCTGAGACGGCCGCGCCGTCCAATCTCCGTCCTCGTCGGTTTCGGCGGCGTCATTGAGTACCCTCGCTCGGTTGACCTTGCAAACAGGATCTCTGATCGCTACGTCGGTCCGCATATGCAAGATGAACGCCGCCCGAGCCAGCTATATAAGAGCAAGCACTGCAACGAGTTACGCGAATAGCGCAGATATGGAATGGGGCATATACCCCATAATCGCCAAACCTGTCGGCTGATGATAGGGTGATTTCCCCTACTCTCTGTCAGGCATGCACAACCTCTTGTGAATCGCAGGCTTGCGCGACGGGCGAGGTTCGCAGGAATGCAAACGGTGGCGACGTGAAAACGCGCGTCGCCACCGTCGGTCACCAGTTCAGGCCGGTTTTCGCCGACCCGGCTTCATGGGGTCAGGTCGACGGGGTTTCCGGGGGTTTGGTCCAACGCCGCATCGCTACGACTATCACGGCGAGTCCGCCAAGGACCGCCAGCACTGGGAGCGCATAGACCAGGAGGTTGAACCCTGACGCGCGTGGCTGGAGGAGAATCCACTCGCCGTACTTGGACACGAAGTAGGCCTTGACCTCGTCGGGACTCTTGCCGGTGCGGAGCTGCTCCCGAACCAAGCCGCGCATCTGCTGGGCGAGTTCGGCCGGCGAATCCTGGATGGAGACTCCCTGGCAAACCGGGCAACGCAACTGCGCAGCCACCGCGTTTGTCCTGGCCTCGAGGACGGGGTCGGCCGCCGCCTGCTGAGCGACCGGGGCTGCGCTTGCTCCGGCGGCTTGTGCGCTGGCGCGACCGGAAATCGCCGCGAGCAGCGCCGCGGATATGAGCAACGTGTTGCGCTTCACGATCCACTCTTCGTTGCGGGGGCTGCCGGCTTCGGGGGGAGCGCCGCGATCAGCGAATCCACGAGGTGTGCGAGACGCACTTCAGTCACGGGGCCGAGTTGTTTGTAGGCCACGCGGCCGCTGCCGTCGATGAAAAAAGTCTCTGGTACGCCGTAGAGGCCGTAGTCGATTGCCGTGCGCGCGCCAGGGTCTTGCACCGAGGGATAGCTCTGTCCCCCCATTTCTGCGATCCATGCCTCTCCCGCCGCCGCGCTATCGTTGTACAACACGCCGAGAAAATGCACCGGGCGTCCCGCGTACAGGCGAGCAGTCGCTGAGAGCACCGCGTGTTCGTCGCGGCAGGCCAGGCACCACGAAGCCCAGAAGTTGAGCACGACGACCTGTCCGCGAAGGTCAGCCAAGCGAACAGTGTCTCCGACGGGGCGACTCAGCGGCGGTTGTCCCGGCGCGAACACGTCGAGCGCAAACTGTGGCGCAGGGTGTCCGGGCAGGGGTGACGGAATCTCCCCAGGGTCACGCGTGAATCCCCACGCGAACAGCAGGATCACTGGAACCGCCGCGAACGCGGCGATGAGGGAGCGTTTCCAGTTCACGGGCCGGCTTCCGCAGCGATCGCCCCTGGGACGACAGGCGCGACGTTCGCGTCGGCCAGTGAGCCGTCGGTTCGGCGGCGCGGGGGCAACATGCCAATGATCGCGCCGAGTACGATAATGCCCCCTCCGATCCAAATCCACGACACAAGCGGCTGCACGATCGCTCTGATGGTTGCGTGCGCTCCGTTCGGATCGAACGCCATCAGCGTCAGATACAGGTCGCCGCCGATGGTGCTGCGTACGTGCGGTGTGGGGACAGGCTGATCCGACGTCGGGTAGTAGTTCATGCGCGGTTCAATCACGCCCACGACTCGCCCGTTCTTCAGTACCTCGAGGGTCGCGCCGATCACCGAGCGCTGTACCTCCTCTCGTCCCCACACCCCCTTCAGGCGAATGGTCTGTCCGGCGACGGTCAGTGTGTCGCCTGGCTTCATTGTCATTTCGCGATCGCTGCGGAACAACGACGAACCGGCGATTCCGAGCGCCACGAGCAGGAGGCCAAGATGAGCCAGATAGCCACCGTATCGACGCGGGTTGCCTCGTATGAGGCGATAGAGCGTCGTGGCCCAGCCTTCCCCGTGCGCGTTGCGGCGAGCGCGCATCCCGATCCAGTACTCGCGAAGGTTCGCCATCGCTGCATAGCCGATGAAGCTGAACGCCACAACGCCGTAGAAACTTCGCGTCCCTGCCACGAGCGCTCCTACGCAAAACAGCAACGCGCCAACCAGGGGCGGTAGCAGCTTCGAACGCATCTCCGCCGCCGTCGCGCTCCGCCAGGGGAGCGCAGGTCCGACGCCCATCAGGAAGAGCAGCATCACAATCATCGGGAGCGTCATTCGATTGAAGAACGGTGCCCCGACGCTGACCTTCACCCCGCGGATCGCTTCGGCGATCAACGGGAACAGCGTGCCAATCAGCACCGTGAACATGAATGCTGTCAGGAACAAGTTGTTGAGCAGGAAAACGCTTTCGCGTGACGCCACCGAGTCCATTCTGCCCGACGTGCGAAGCCGGTCGGAATTTCCCGCGACCATCACCAGCGCACCAATGAGCACGAGCGCGATGAAGGCGAGGAAATAGTAGCCGATCACACCGACTGTGAACGCGTGCACCGACGAGATGATACCCGAGCGTGTGAGGAACGTCCCGAGCACCGTGAGGACGAACGTCCCGACGACGAG
It encodes:
- a CDS encoding ATP-binding protein; translation: MTPPKPTRTEIGRRGRLSRRLLAWFLVFSLLPLLVTNAIGYRRSEGIITQLIERYLSAIAQVQAQHVRDRTDRALLLLQAVATGNEFLAAGAQRSQGLPAGVMGEAASRTEMERLLRRKLDELKLFDALYLFTPDGGIAASVGLRENLSTALPAHEATGSLSAMLLSTPRGVRPIFRLVVPVHGRESVPVAFLAGTLSLDGFSDMLQIPDQIAGHVESFIVDAGGRPLFVSHPHDSVDYAVPLVTPLLALPGGAHEQYRAGDGARVLGTIVALPDYEWRLIAEVPADEAFGALRRLGSLSLLLELLLVAVLIGTAVVVSRSVVAPLSRLVHASRRVARGDLSVRVNDDAGDEIGELGRAFNEMTTALAETTSDVRELHQREIERASQLATVGELASGIAHEIKNPVVGVANGLDIVRRRAGNDATLLPIIDEMERQMRRVQDAIQELLTFARPATPALAPVSANDLAERAIRLVQPTADKGGVRIEIRLDPSHASVLADAEMIHQAFINLLMNAIEATPHGGRVDVYTRTSGDWIEIEITDTGRGIAPEHLESVFKPFFTTRHTGTGLGLPITREIIQRHGGTVALRSRLGEGTTVTIRLPAHASGAAAASQEVAE
- a CDS encoding redoxin family protein; its protein translation is MNWKRSLIAAFAAVPVILLFAWGFTRDPGEIPSPLPGHPAPQFALDVFAPGQPPLSRPVGDTVRLADLRGQVVVLNFWASWCLACRDEHAVLSATARLYAGRPVHFLGVLYNDSAAAGEAWIAEMGGQSYPSVQDPGARTAIDYGLYGVPETFFIDGSGRVAYKQLGPVTEVRLAHLVDSLIAALPPKPAAPATKSGS
- a CDS encoding heme lyase CcmF/NrfE family subunit; translation: MIGLLGHDALLVALPIMVLGIVLAPVAVRTGRREWIPIVYSALYTNFLLVTIATVAMVVALVTHDFSVSYVAQVGSRATPLFYTVISLWGALEGSILFWAWVLALYGTVVVRLNRNRPGNLIPYTALALLAVSLFFGILLVGPANPFHQVFPVPADGPGPNPLLQNHILMGVHPPLLYLGYVGMTVPFAFAVGAMLSGEVTGDAWIKLSHRWTLLSWGFLTAAIVAGMWWSYEVLGWGGYWAWDPVENASFLPWLTATAYLHSMILQERRGMLRLWNINLVVGTFVLTVLGTFLTRSGIISSVHAFTVGVIGYYFLAFIALVLIGALVMVAGNSDRLRTSGRMDSVASRESVFLLNNLFLTAFMFTVLIGTLFPLIAEAIRGVKVSVGAPFFNRMTLPMIVMLLFLMGVGPALPWRSATAAEMRSKLLPPLVGALLFCVGALVAGTRSFYGVVAFSFIGYAAMANLREYWIGMRARRNAHGEGWATTLYRLIRGNPRRYGGYLAHLGLLLVALGIAGSSLFRSDREMTMKPGDTLTVAGQTIRLKGVWGREEVQRSVIGATLEVLKNGRVVGVIEPRMNYYPTSDQPVPTPHVRSTIGGDLYLTLMAFDPNGAHATIRAIVQPLVSWIWIGGGIIVLGAIIGMLPPRRRTDGSLADANVAPVVPGAIAAEAGP
- a CDS encoding cytochrome c-type biogenesis protein CcmH — protein: MKRNTLLISAALLAAISGRASAQAAGASAAPVAQQAAADPVLEARTNAVAAQLRCPVCQGVSIQDSPAELAQQMRGLVREQLRTGKSPDEVKAYFVSKYGEWILLQPRASGFNLLVYALPVLAVLGGLAVIVVAMRRWTKPPETPST